The Candidatus Dormiibacterota bacterium genome includes the window CCGATGTGGGTGAAGCAAAACCGCCCTGCGATGCAGATGCTCTGCATGATCGCCAACTTCGTCGAAGTCTTCCTGGCTCGCGAAGGGCACGGCAATCCCGTCGGCATCAACTACCTCGAAAAGTCTCAACTACCGCATCTCCCATCGCTGTACGGCGCGATGCTTGCGGGCGTCGGCTACGTCCTCATGGGCGCCGGCATTCCCATAAAGATTCCCGACGCGATCGATCGGTTTATCGATCACGAGCCCGCCACATATCCGTTGACCGTTATCGGGGCGCAAGAGGGCGACGACACCACCCTGCGGTTTGCCCCGCGCGAATTCATGGAATGCGATCTTCCCCCGTTACAACGTCCCGCGTTTCTCGCCATCGTTGCGTCGAATACGTTGGCGACGACGATGGTGAAAAAAACACAGGGACGTGTCGACGGTTTTATCGTTGAAGGCCCCAGCGCAGGCGGACATAACGCTCCGCCGCGCGGGAAACTCCAAATCAACGAAGCCGGTGATGTCGTGTACGGGGAGCGCGACATCGTGGACCTGGAAAAAATGCGCGCTTTGAATCTGCCGTTCTGGCTCGCGGGCGGATATGCTTCCCGGGAGAAATTACGCGAGGCGTTAGCTGCGGGAGCACAAGGCGTACAGATCGGAACCGCGTTCGCCTTTTGCGCTGAATCCTCGCTACGGGACGACTACAAGCGCGCGCTGATAGAGAAAGCCGCCGCGCGCGAAGCGAAGGTCTGGACCGATCCGCTGGCTTCGCCGACGGGGTTCCCGTTCAAAGTCGCAAGCCTCGAAGGCACCCTATCGCAAGACGAAATGTATGCGGAGCGCGAGCGCGTGTGCGACCTCGGATATCTCCGCGAAGCCTACAAGACGCCTTCGGGCAAGATTGCTTTTCGCTGCGCGAGCGAACCGGCTAAAGCCTATGCCGCTAAGGGCGGAGCCATCGAGAACGCGGTTGGACGCAAGTGCATCTGCAACGCGCTGCTTGCAACGGTAGGGCTGCCGCAGATGCGCAAGGACGGCAATCCCGAAGCGGGCCTCGTTACCGCCGGAGACGATCTGACGGAGATCGTGCGCTTCTTACCGCCCGGTCAGCTCACGTATACTGCAGCCGACGTCATTTCCAACCTAACTCGCTAAATCGGAGCATGGTGAATCGTTGTGGGACTTTTAGATGGCAAGATCGCACTGGTCACCGGCGTCGCCAATCGATGGTCGATTGCTACCGGTATCGCGCGAGCCTTACACGCGCACGGGGCTCGACTCTGTTTCATCTATCAGGGTGAACGCGTTCGCGACGAGGTCGAAAAACTTGCCGCGGAACTTGGGGGAGCGCACTGCTACCCGTGCGACGTAAGTTCGGACGAAGCTCTTGCCGATTTGGCCGCAGCCGTGCGCCGAGACTACGGCCACCTCGACGTGCTGGTCCATTCCATCGCCTATACTCGTAAAGAAGATCTGCAGGGTAAGGTATACACGACTTCGCGCGACGGGTTTGCGCTAGCGCTCGACATCTCATCGTATTCACTGATCGCGCTCTCGAACGCGTTCGTCGATCTTTTTGCCGACGGCGCCAGCATCATGGCGTTAACGTATCTCGGTTCGACGGCGATCGTGCCGAATTACAACCTGGCCGGCATCGCGAAAGCCGCGCTGGAAGCGATCGTGCGCTATCTCGCGTACGATCTTGGCCCGCGCGGAATCCGCGTCAATGCCATTTCGGCCGGGCCGATTTCAACGGCGAGTTCGCGCCAGGTCCATGGACTGCGATACATTCTCGATATGGTGGCTGCAGAATCGCCGTTGCGCCGGAACGTGACGCCGGAGGATGTCGGTAAGACGGCCGTCTATCTCGCCTCGGATCTTTCGGGTGCCGTGACGGCGGAAGTGCATTTTGTCGACTCGGGCTTCCACGCCATGGGTGTCTTTGCCAATTCGCGCCCCGTAGACTCCCCGACATAGCAGGCGATTGATACCGAGGAGCGACACCGAACGCGTATATCGCATAAGGAGAAGCTATGCCACTGGTTCGAATCGATCTCCCCGCCGGTTCATCGCCCGAGTACCGCAGCGCCGTCGGTGATGTGGTGTACACCGCGATGACCGAGACGCTCAACGTGCCCAAGGACGATCGCTTCCTGGTGATCGCCGAACATGCCAAAGCCGATCTCGTGATCGACCCAACGTATCTCGGCGTCCAACGCAGCGACGCCGCGATCGTCATACAACTCACGCTCAACGAAGGACGCACCGTCGAGCTCAAGCGCGCGTTCTACAAAGCCGTCGCCGACACTCTCCACGAACGCCTCAAACTCCGCCGCGAGGACGTCTTCATCAGCCTAGTCGAGGTGAAGAAAGAGAACTGGTCCTTCGGCAACGGCGAAGCCCAATACGCGACGTAAATGAAAGACGAAGGAGGCGAAAGCCTGTAGTAGTACCCTAAGAAAATGCTCTTTCCAACGACGATCGCCGGTAGCCTCCCAAAACCGTCTTGGCTTGCCGAGACGGAGCGCCTCTGGCCGCAATGGCGCCAGAGCGGGGACGCCCTGGCCGAGGCGATGCGCGACGCGACAAGGATTGCGCTATTCGAACAGGAGCGCGCGGGGATCGACGTCGTGACCGACGGTGAACAATCTCGCGCACACTTCGTCCATGGGTTCGTCGCCGGTGTCGAAGGAGTCGACTTTGCGAAAAAGGTGCGGCGCGGCATCCGCGCCGATCGCTATGAAGCCGATTGCCCGAGCGTCGTCGCTCCAATTCGCCGCAAGAACAGCGTGCACGCGGCAGAGGTGGGTTTCGCGCGCGGCGTGACCGACCGAACGTTGAAGGTCACCATTCCCGGGCCGATGACGATTGTGGATACCCTGTACGACGGATTCTATGGCTCGCGGCGCGATCTCGCGTTCGCCTTCGCAGAGGTGATTCGCGATGAGATTCTCGATCTCTGTGCGCTCGGTGTCGACGTCGTTCAGCTCGACGAGCCGGCGTTTAACGTGTTTTTCGAAGAGGTTGACCAGTGGGGTATCGACGCCCTTGACGCCTGCATTCGCGACGTGCCGTGCAAGACGGCCGTCCACGTTTGCTACGGTTACGGGATTCAAGCGAACATCGACTGGAAACATTCGCTCGGCACTCATTGGGATCAGTACGACATCGTGCTTCCGATGTTGGCGCGCAGCACCGTCGACCAAGTAGCGATCGAGCTTGCCGGGTCGCGCGTCCCTCCGCACGTGCTCGCGCATCTCAAGACGAAATCCGTCGCGGTCGGCGTCATCGACGTCGCCTCCGACGAGATCGAACGGCCGGAAGACGTCGCACGAACGATCGAAACTGCGCTCGAATATCTGCCTCCGGAATCGATCGTCGCAACGACGAACTGCGGCATGGCCCCCATGGCACGCAGCGCCGCCTATGGGAAACTTCACGCCCTCGCCGAGGGAGCGCGAACCATGAGAGCGCGCTACGCCTCCGCTACCGCACAGCACTGATCCTCGCGCGATCGTAAAACATGCCCGTTCGTCGCTCAACAAGCTGACGCGGAACGGGCAAAGCGCAGGTTGCCGTCTAGACCCATAAGCGCCAAGGCAGCATCTACCCTGCGTTTATGACCTACGCATGCTCAAGTATGGTGGCGACTGTTGCCGCGGGCACGTCGTCTAGCGTTGCCGTTATCGCTTTGACTGCGTCGTGCAACGCAGGCAGAGTCTGCGAGACGTCTGCCCCAACAAGGGAATGAAAGACTTTTCTAAACTCCTCGTAGGATTCATGAAATATTAGTTGGTCAGCGAGAAACGGAATCTGATGGAACTTGAGTAGCCTTTGGCGCGCGTTTTCCCATTGTACCTTGTTAATGGGTTTTTGGCCTAGCTTTTGATAGGTCGCTTGTTGCAATGCTATCCACGAGACGATAAAGCGGTGTTTCGTACGCCCATACCCCTCTAGGTCATGAGCGCCTAGCTGAAAGGGCCGAAAGGACCATACCGCTCCACGGGCTTCTCCAAGTTTATCGTATGCTGCAAGGCTGCCGAAGACGAGAGAGTCTTCGATTTGCTGTGGTACATAGAAATCCGGCTCAATGTCGAGGTCATCGAGTAGAGCCTTAACTGCGGCCGGTGTGTCCTTCCTTATGAGGCGTAGAAAGGCGTGTAGCTCCTTTATAAGATTCATCGATATCTGCTTTTTCGGGAACTTGACTGCAAGGTAGTCGTGGATAAATGAGGCGAGGGCAAATGGATTCGCAAAGGGTATAATTTCAGATTCTCGGCGACCTACTGTAAGCTTCTGTAACCGCTCTAGAGCAAGTTCTGCGATAAGGCTTAGACCGTTAAGCTCATCGAGAGCCGCAATTTCTTCGGGCGACGGCGTCCCGTATAGCGGCTTATATAAGAGATCATGATCGACTTCGGCCCACGCATGCATGAAGAGCGAGGCAATTTGAACCTCGATCGAGACGGCGGCGTACCGGTCGTCCAGAGAGTCTGGTTTCAACTGAACCCTTAGATGAGTGGCGCGATAGCCCAAAAAACGGCGTGGGCTCGGTACGCCCTTCAAAGGGAATTCTTTGACACGCACGTTGTCAAAGTGCAAGTGAAACAACGCGGCTGTCGCGTCTAGGTCACCGGGATAATAGAGCGCAACGCGGACGCCGGCGAGGTCAGCTATATCCTGCTCGATGTCGTTCCGTGAAACGTACGTCTTAGTACGGTTTTCGATTTTTTGCTTTAGGCGTTCAGGATCTTTGGCGCGATCGGTAACGATGGCGCGTATTCCGTTTGTGTCAAGTATCGCTCTGCAACGATCGGCACATTCGTCTGCTACCGTTTTCCAGAAATCGTATGATTTCTTGTACGAGTCAAGAAAATCGTCGATTAGGTCTGGGCGTGGCGTCTCCATCAGTGCGGTTCCTCTTTTGAGGCGCAAGGGTTTCGTCTGAGGCGCAAGGGTTTCGTCGAACCATTCTCTGGCCCCGGTAGTGGCCAGGGTTTGCATCTCCCCTATCTGCCTCGGCGGCGTTGTTTGGTCCAATTCACGTCCCTCAAGCACGCTATTGGGCAAGTTCGCGGGGGCGCATAAAAACACGCTTTTCGTTCATTTGAGACGTATCGATGATCCATTAGGCCCATCGAAGTTGAGGAAGGCGCCTGCCCGCTAGCTTTTGCTGAGATAGAAATCGAATGGTTGGGCCAAATACCGAAAATAATGAGATTCCACGGAGTTCGGCGCTCCTAGTACGACGGCCGCCTTGCTAGGCGATAAAGGTGTTCCAAAACGGATTGGAGCGCAGGACGCCCGAGTACGCATCTGCTCGGGGACAGGCCGCCAAAGCAACCTGGTATAAAGATCATCCGAGGTCTTTTACTTAGGGAGCTGTCGTCGCAATGAACTGCCATCCGCTCTACGACAATGCCTTTTTGATTTTCTCGTACGCTGACGAATCGTGCATACGAGACTCCGCCCATCCTGAGCTCTCGTCCGCATGGGTCGACACAGTCATTGACGCACTAAACGAAGGGCTCCGTTCTCGATCCTTTTGACCCACTCGAATCGCCACACGTACTGATCCGGCGGATTTCTTCGAAGGTAAGTGACCCGCGTTACAAGTCTGCGCCATCAACAGCTGCGTTGTTTAAGCGCATGACGACACACGTGAGCTCGGATCGCATTCTGCGAGCCACGTCAATTTATCCTTTGTTCGCCGATCTGAGTGGCCTCGCCGGGGAACCGTTTTCGTTACTTGCTTCTAAGCTTGCGCTAGAGGCAAGGACCCGTTTTGAGGCTGGCGAGTACCTCAGTGCGATTATTGCTCAGACGAAGGTCGATGTCGCCGCGGGGGTGTCCGTTGAACAAGTCTGCCAGCTCGGTCGGCTGACGGCTGCTGAACTCCTATGTATGGGCTATACCGACCGAGAAGCTCAGGACCTTGTACTTCGTGCCTTTGATTCTCTAGCTCCGAAAAACCGTGAATCGATGTACCCTGCACGAGAAGCCGATCCAACGCCGACTTTTGATTCTCGGTTAGACGCTTTAAGAAGTGAACTTTTTGGAGCAGAT containing:
- a CDS encoding methionine synthase — protein: MLFPTTIAGSLPKPSWLAETERLWPQWRQSGDALAEAMRDATRIALFEQERAGIDVVTDGEQSRAHFVHGFVAGVEGVDFAKKVRRGIRADRYEADCPSVVAPIRRKNSVHAAEVGFARGVTDRTLKVTIPGPMTIVDTLYDGFYGSRRDLAFAFAEVIRDEILDLCALGVDVVQLDEPAFNVFFEEVDQWGIDALDACIRDVPCKTAVHVCYGYGIQANIDWKHSLGTHWDQYDIVLPMLARSTVDQVAIELAGSRVPPHVLAHLKTKSVAVGVIDVASDEIERPEDVARTIETALEYLPPESIVATTNCGMAPMARSAAYGKLHALAEGARTMRARYASATAQH
- a CDS encoding enoyl-ACP reductase, with amino-acid sequence MGLLDGKIALVTGVANRWSIATGIARALHAHGARLCFIYQGERVRDEVEKLAAELGGAHCYPCDVSSDEALADLAAAVRRDYGHLDVLVHSIAYTRKEDLQGKVYTTSRDGFALALDISSYSLIALSNAFVDLFADGASIMALTYLGSTAIVPNYNLAGIAKAALEAIVRYLAYDLGPRGIRVNAISAGPISTASSRQVHGLRYILDMVAAESPLRRNVTPEDVGKTAVYLASDLSGAVTAEVHFVDSGFHAMGVFANSRPVDSPT
- a CDS encoding tautomerase family protein codes for the protein MPLVRIDLPAGSSPEYRSAVGDVVYTAMTETLNVPKDDRFLVIAEHAKADLVIDPTYLGVQRSDAAIVIQLTLNEGRTVELKRAFYKAVADTLHERLKLRREDVFISLVEVKKENWSFGNGEAQYAT
- a CDS encoding nitronate monooxygenase gives rise to the protein MNGAPTIIQGGMGVGVSSWRLAGAVSGLGQLGVVSGAALDQIFARRLQDGDPGGHMRRGVERFPFQRMVERVWKTYYNPGGRAPNQPYKTLPMWVKQNRPAMQMLCMIANFVEVFLAREGHGNPVGINYLEKSQLPHLPSLYGAMLAGVGYVLMGAGIPIKIPDAIDRFIDHEPATYPLTVIGAQEGDDTTLRFAPREFMECDLPPLQRPAFLAIVASNTLATTMVKKTQGRVDGFIVEGPSAGGHNAPPRGKLQINEAGDVVYGERDIVDLEKMRALNLPFWLAGGYASREKLREALAAGAQGVQIGTAFAFCAESSLRDDYKRALIEKAAAREAKVWTDPLASPTGFPFKVASLEGTLSQDEMYAERERVCDLGYLREAYKTPSGKIAFRCASEPAKAYAAKGGAIENAVGRKCICNALLATVGLPQMRKDGNPEAGLVTAGDDLTEIVRFLPPGQLTYTAADVISNLTR